The sequence below is a genomic window from Halolamina litorea.
ACTGCGGGTCATCGAGAAAACCGAGGAGGAACTCCGCATCGAGGTCGCCGGCGAGGGGCACACGTTCATGAACGTGCTGAAGGGCACCCTGCTGGAGAACGACAAAGTCGCCGCCGCGACCTACGACGTGAACCCCGAGCAGTCGGGGGGCCAGACCGACCCGATCCTCTCGGTCAAGACCGAGGACGGCGCCGACCCCCTCGACGTGCTCGAGGAGGCCGCCGGGGACGTGAGCGCGAAGACCGACACGCTGCGGGCCGCGTTCGAGGACGCCGCCGTCTGAAACTTCTTTCCGAGTCCTCTGTGTAGTCGGGGTGAATGACGACCGTCGCCGACCGGGAGACGCTGCTCAAGTCCGGCGCGGGCTTTGCCCTCGCGGGGCTGGTGATCTACCTGTTCGGACGCGTCCTCGGCTGGGCGGCCGTCACCGAGACGCTCGGCGAGGCCGACCCGCGGTGGATCGCTGCCGGCGCGGCCTCGACGCTGCTCTGTCTCGGGACGTGGACCGGCAGTTGGCAGCGGGTTCTCGCGGGCGTCGGCGTGCGGATCCCGTGGTCGTCGCTGGTCGTCGACTACTACGCCGCCACGTTCGTCAACTACGTCACGCCGCTCGGGCGCACCAGCGGCGCCCCGGTGTCGGCGTACGTCCTCTCGACGGACCACCGCGCGCCCTATCGGGAGGCGCTGGCGACGGTCGCCACGGTGAGTACGTTCAACGTCGCCCCGATGCTCACCTTCGCCGGCGTCGGCGCCCTCGCGGTGGCCCGGCGCGGCGACGTTCCCGGTGAGGTGACGCCGTTCCTCGCCGCCATCGGGGGGCTGTGTGTCGCCCTCCCGCTGCTCGCTCTGGTACTGTGGCACCAGAGCGAGCGTGTCGTCGGCACCGTCACCCGGGCCGCGACGTGGCTCTCCGCCCGGACGAGCCACGTCGATCCGACTGGGATCGAACGCCGGGTAACGGAGTTCTTCCTGTTGCTGGACCGCTTCGGGAACGCGCGGTGGCGGCTGGTGGAACTGTTCGTCCTGTCGTACGTCGGGTGGACGCTGTTCGCGGCGCCGATGTGGTTCGCCGCGAAGGCACTGGGGGTCCACCTCGATCCGCTGTTGGTGGCGTTCGTCGTCCCGACGAGTACGCTCGCCAGCGTCGTCCCGACCCCCGGCGGCGTCGGCGGGGTCGAGGCGGCCATCGTGGGACTGCTCACGGGACTGACCGGCGTGTCGGCGGCGACGGCCGGCGCGATCGCGCTGCTCTACCGGCTCTCGGGTTACTGGTTCGTGATCGCCGTCGGCGGCCTCGCGGCCCTCCGGGTCGGCGCGCGGAGCAGCCACGAACCGCATGACGTGCACTAACCGGTTGCGTGGGACCGGGGTCAGAGCCGGGGAGTCGAACCGTCGAACACACGGCGAAGAAGTCGACGAGCGCTCGGCGAACGCGGTCGCGAGAGGCGGTCGAGAGGAGCCGACTCAGAGACGGACCGGGATACCGCGCTCGGCGAGGTACTGCTTGACCTCCTGAATGGTGTACTCGTCGTAGTGGAAGATGGAGGCAGCGAGGCCGGCGTCGGCGCCGGCCTCGGTGAACACCTCGTACATGTCGGCGGGGGAGCCACAGCCCGAGGACGCGATGACGGGCGTCGAGACGGCGTCACAGACCGCCGAGGTGAGCGGGATGTCGTAGCCGTCCTCGGTACCGTCCTTGTCGATGGAGTTGACGAACAGTTCGCCGGCACCGCGGGACTCGGCCTCCTCGGCCCACTCGACGGCGTCCATTCCGGTACCCTCGCGGCCGCCCTTGACGGTGCACTCGAACCAACAGGACTCGCCGTTGACCCGCTCGTAGTACTCGCCACCCTCGTCGTAGCGCCGGCGGGCGTCGAGGGAGATGACGATACACTGGGAGCCGAAGGCCTCGGCGCCGCGGTCGATCAGGCTCGGGTCGGCGATGGCGCCGGAGTTGATGCTGACCTTGTCCGCGCCGGCCCGGAGGGTCTCCTTGACGTCGTCGGTGGTGCGGATGCCGCCGCCGACGGTGAGGGGGATGAACACCTCGTCGGCGACCTGCGAGACGGTGTCGAGCATCGTCTCGCGGCCCTCGGCGCTGGCGGTGATGTCGAGGAAGACGAACTCGTCGGCGCCGGCCTCGTTGTAGCGCTTGGCCATCTCCACCGGGTCGCCGGTGTAGTCGAGGTTCTCGAAGTTGACGCCGGTGTAGACCGCCGGCTCGCCGTTCTCGTCAACGTCCACGTCGATGCAGGGGATGACCCGTTTGGTGAGCGTCATTGTGTGGGCTGGGCGGGTTCGGTCGGGGCTCCGCGCATACCCGACGGTGAGAGAGCCACCCATTTGCACGTTACGGAAAGGGCGATTCAGCGGAGTGCCACGGCCGGCGACTGGGAGCGATCCGCGGGGAGAGCGGGTCGTTCCGGTCGCCGGAAGCGATTTACGCAGTCCGGCCCCACATCGGGACATGGTCGAAGCCACGGAGCGCGACGGAATGACGTGGTACCAGTGTGAGGACTGTGGCCTGCTGTTCGACAACGAGAGCGACGCCAGCCAGCACGAGGAGAACTGTGCCGGCGACGATCCCTCGTACCACCAGTAACGTCGGTCGATCAGCTACGGCGCCGGCTCGCGATGGCCGGCACCACCCATTCGGTGACCAGCGCTCCCGCGAACAGCCCAGTGGCCGCGCCCGCGATCCACACGAACGACGCCGCCGACAAGCCCACCAGTTCGCTGTACGCGACGAAGGCGACGACGGCGGCGACGAACGCCCCGACCGCGATTCGGTCGGCCGTCGATCCCTGGTTTTCCGCCGCACTCACCCCAGTGTACTCGTAGGCGAGCGCGAGGGCGCCGCTCGCGAGGGTTCCGAGACCGACCGCGAGTGTCGGAAACGGGTCGGCGAGCGCGAGGAGGCCGCCGCCGAAGACGACTGCGGGGGCGCCGTAGACGAACAGCGGGTGCTCGGGGAGGAACTCCACGAGCACGTCGCCGATGAGGTCACCCAGCAACGGTCCGGGGTTCAAACGGGGTGCAGTTAGGTTTTCGGGCTCAGGCGTCGTCTTCGGCGACGATTTCGAAGCTCTGCTCGCCCCAGTCGTCCTCGACGAACACGAACACCCGGCCACGAGCGACCTCGGGGTCGGCCTCGATCTCGATCCGCCGGGCCTCGCCGTGGTGTGCGGTGACTCCCGGGAACACCTCCTCGGTCTCGTCGGGGTCCAGCATCACTCGGCCGACGCCGGTGTCCTCCAGGATCTCGTCTTCGGTTTTGAGGTCGTTGATGTAGAGCATCACGCCCTCGGTCTCGGTCGGGTCGGTCACGAGCAGGTGACACTCCTTGCCGGGCCCGGTCCGGATCGAGCCGGGTTCGGCGCTGGGGACGCCCCGGTAGAGGGTCTCGCGGCCGTCGGCGTACTCGACGACGATCCCCTCCTCGCGGAGGTCGACTCCGACGGTGCCGGGTGGCACGTCGTTCCGGTTGGACATACTCGGGCTACCGCCCGCGAGCGCAAAAAGGACCGCGTCCCGCGGTTGGGGCCGGCGGCAGGCGTCGGCGGTTGGGGTCGCCGTGGATCAGCGCATCCCCGGCGGCGGGCCGTCGTCGTCGTCCCGTTCGACGTCGACGTTCAGGCCCATCTCCTCGCGCTGTTCGCGGAGGGCCTGGATCTTGCGACGGTAGTAGACGCCGCCGGCGACGCCGACGCCGAGCAGTCCGACCAGCAGGCCGGTGAACAGCTGGACGTCACGCGGGAGGTAGTACCGCACCGCCATCGTCTCCCCGGAGATGCTTCCCCACGTGATGGTGAGCCGTCCGTCGAGGGTCGCCGTCGAGTCCGGCGCGGGGACGATCCGTCCGAACAGCGGGATGGACGCCTCGCGGCCCTCCGGCAGCACGAGTGTGTAGGAGCCACCCTCGACGGCGATGGGGTGGGTGAACTGCTTGGGCGCGCCGTCGCCGGAGTAGGCGAGCCGACCGTCATCGCCCGGCGGCTCGATGACGAGGGCGTTGTTCTGCGTGCCGACGGAGCCGCCGTGGTCGTCGAACGCCGACCCGTTGATGACCGTCCCGTTGGGGTAGCGGTAGCGCAACGAACGGATCGTCACCGGGGTGTCGGTGCCGAGGAAGCCGCCGGTGGAGAGCCGGAGGCTGTCGTTGATCGCCGAAACGTCGTACACCGCGCGGTAGGTGGCGCTCTGGGTGACGGTGATGTGCACGTCGGTGGTCGTCTCCCAGTCGTAGGCGGCGTCGGGCGCCCGGTCGAGTCGGTCGTCGCTCGCGGGGCCGCCGCCGAGGCAGCCACTCAGAACGACCAGCCCGACCAGCGCGGCCAGTCCGAGGTGTCGACGGTTCATCGGTTCCTCAGGGGACGACGCACTTGAGTTCGGCCGGGAGGTACGTGCCGACGCTGGCGAGCAGGCCAGGTGGGTCGGTCCCCTCCGTGCAGACGACGGACTGTTCGAGCAGCCCCAGCCGTTCGATGGTGACGACGTCGCGGGCGTGGCCCGCGCGGTTCAGCGTCGCACGCACTTCGCCGCGGGTCGCCGAGTTGACGTTGAGCCGACCGCCGGTCTCGCCGTCCTCGTCGCGGGTCCAGCCGTAGAGCAGGTCGCGGCTCTCGTCGGCGAGTCGGTGGTCCCCGTCGGCGTCGTAGACGAACTTCAGGGGCATGTGCTGGACGACGCCGAATCGGTCCCGGACCTGCTCGGCCGTCCCGGGGCCCAGACCGAGTTCGTCGGTCGCGATCTCGATGGGTTGGCCGGCGTCGAGCGTCCAGCCCTTGTCGTTCCAGTAACGCAGGGTGCCGGTGTAGGTCTCGCCGTCGTCGAAGTGGTCGGTGATCTCGCCCCAGCGCTCACGGAGGAGGTTCTGGGCGACCGTCTCGTCGTCGCCCTCGACGGTGACCGAGACGAAGTCGTCGTCGAGGACGCCGATGGTCCACTCGACGTCGAGCTCGGCGAGGTCGTTGGCGACCAGCGAGTCGAGGCTGTCGAGTGCCCGCTCGCGGGCGTCACCCTCGACGTAGCACTTGGTTGCGAGGACGACCATCAGGCCGCCTCGATGTTGAGCTCCTCGCGGAGCTGGTCGAGGCGCCACTCCATCCCCTCGACCATTCGGGTGTTCTCCATCGCTTCGAGCTGGCTGCCACACTCGGGGCACTCGAAGCCGAACTCCATCGCCTCCTCGAACTCGAAGCGCAGCGAGCAGGTCTCACACAGGTAGAACTGGTGTTCGGTCTCGTACTCGATGCGCCCCTCGAGAGCGTCGACGAGCCGGTACATCTCCTCCTCGAGGTTCTCCGGGATGTTCTCGTAGTGGAACGTCCAGAGGTACGTGAGCCAGCCCGAGTCCTCGTCGCGGACCCGGCGGTATGACGCCAGGTCGTTCTCGTAGAGGATGAACAGCGCGCGCCGCACGTCGTTGAGTTCGAGGCCGAGCTCCTCGGCCAACTCCTCGTCCGTAACCTCGCCGTCGGGAGGGGCGGCGGCGACGGGCATCCCCGTCGGGCCGACCAGATCGTGGAGGTACTTCTGAATCACCGGGTCCTCCAAGAGTTCCTCAAAAGCCATTGCGGTGACGTAAAAGGGGCACGCGCTTCAACGTTGTGGGTTACGGGTGTCCGCAGAGGCGTGAGAGCCACAGCGGCCGGGCACCGACGAGCCCGCGAACTCAGCCCTCGTCGTCGATCGCGGCGGGGTCGACGGTGCCGTCCTCGTCGATGTCCTCGGGGGAAACAACGCGCTTACCCGTCTCCATCGGGAGCACGCGCTGTTCGCCGCCCTCCCACTCGCGGTCGAGTTCCGCGCCGTCGAACAGTCGGTCGAGGAAGACGGCGAGGCCGGCGACCTCCGAGTGGGGCTGGTTGGTGACGCCGACGTTCCAGTCGGCGTGGTCGTACACCTCGAAGGGGACCTTCTCGCCCCCGACGACGATCAGGATCGGCTCCTCGGCGTGGACCTCACGGATCTCGTCCTGGACCGTCTGGACCTCCTCGCCGTACATGGTGAGGTGGACGACCGTGCCCTCCCAGTTCCGGATGGTGGCGCGCTGCTCGCCGTTGAGTTCCACCTCGAAGGGCCCGCCGAAGCGGTCGGTGATGTCCCGCACCGTCTCCGCGGACTGGCCGGCGTTGTCCGGCAGGATCACGCGGTCGGCGCCCAGCGCGCGGGCGGTGAGGCCGACGTGGGTCGTCATGCGGTCGTCGCGCCCGGGCCGGTGTCCGAAGCGGAGCACACAGCACTCCGGCTCGTCTTGCATACACCGGCGAAACCGGGGCGGAAGGGTGGCGCTTTCGGTTTCCCGGCCGCCGGCGCCGCCGACGGGCGATGGGTAACCAGA
It includes:
- a CDS encoding DUF7128 family protein, with amino-acid sequence MVEATERDGMTWYQCEDCGLLFDNESDASQHEENCAGDDPSYHQ
- a CDS encoding lysylphosphatidylglycerol synthase transmembrane domain-containing protein, encoding MTTVADRETLLKSGAGFALAGLVIYLFGRVLGWAAVTETLGEADPRWIAAGAASTLLCLGTWTGSWQRVLAGVGVRIPWSSLVVDYYAATFVNYVTPLGRTSGAPVSAYVLSTDHRAPYREALATVATVSTFNVAPMLTFAGVGALAVARRGDVPGEVTPFLAAIGGLCVALPLLALVLWHQSERVVGTVTRAATWLSARTSHVDPTGIERRVTEFFLLLDRFGNARWRLVELFVLSYVGWTLFAAPMWFAAKALGVHLDPLLVAFVVPTSTLASVVPTPGGVGGVEAAIVGLLTGLTGVSAATAGAIALLYRLSGYWFVIAVGGLAALRVGARSSHEPHDVH
- a CDS encoding DUF5803 family protein produces the protein MNRRHLGLAALVGLVVLSGCLGGGPASDDRLDRAPDAAYDWETTTDVHITVTQSATYRAVYDVSAINDSLRLSTGGFLGTDTPVTIRSLRYRYPNGTVINGSAFDDHGGSVGTQNNALVIEPPGDDGRLAYSGDGAPKQFTHPIAVEGGSYTLVLPEGREASIPLFGRIVPAPDSTATLDGRLTITWGSISGETMAVRYYLPRDVQLFTGLLVGLLGVGVAGGVYYRRKIQALREQREEMGLNVDVERDDDDGPPPGMR
- a CDS encoding tRNA (cytidine(56)-2'-O)-methyltransferase translates to MQDEPECCVLRFGHRPGRDDRMTTHVGLTARALGADRVILPDNAGQSAETVRDITDRFGGPFEVELNGEQRATIRNWEGTVVHLTMYGEEVQTVQDEIREVHAEEPILIVVGGEKVPFEVYDHADWNVGVTNQPHSEVAGLAVFLDRLFDGAELDREWEGGEQRVLPMETGKRVVSPEDIDEDGTVDPAAIDDEG
- the hisF gene encoding imidazole glycerol phosphate synthase subunit HisF, which codes for MTLTKRVIPCIDVDVDENGEPAVYTGVNFENLDYTGDPVEMAKRYNEAGADEFVFLDITASAEGRETMLDTVSQVADEVFIPLTVGGGIRTTDDVKETLRAGADKVSINSGAIADPSLIDRGAEAFGSQCIVISLDARRRYDEGGEYYERVNGESCWFECTVKGGREGTGMDAVEWAEEAESRGAGELFVNSIDKDGTEDGYDIPLTSAVCDAVSTPVIASSGCGSPADMYEVFTEAGADAGLAASIFHYDEYTIQEVKQYLAERGIPVRL
- a CDS encoding DNA-directed RNA polymerase subunit L, translated to MELRVIEKTEEELRIEVAGEGHTFMNVLKGTLLENDKVAAATYDVNPEQSGGQTDPILSVKTEDGADPLDVLEEAAGDVSAKTDTLRAAFEDAAV
- a CDS encoding DUF5796 family protein → MSNRNDVPPGTVGVDLREEGIVVEYADGRETLYRGVPSAEPGSIRTGPGKECHLLVTDPTETEGVMLYINDLKTEDEILEDTGVGRVMLDPDETEEVFPGVTAHHGEARRIEIEADPEVARGRVFVFVEDDWGEQSFEIVAEDDA
- the tfe gene encoding transcription factor E, which codes for MAFEELLEDPVIQKYLHDLVGPTGMPVAAAPPDGEVTDEELAEELGLELNDVRRALFILYENDLASYRRVRDEDSGWLTYLWTFHYENIPENLEEEMYRLVDALEGRIEYETEHQFYLCETCSLRFEFEEAMEFGFECPECGSQLEAMENTRMVEGMEWRLDQLREELNIEAA
- a CDS encoding DUF2110 family protein encodes the protein MVVLATKCYVEGDARERALDSLDSLVANDLAELDVEWTIGVLDDDFVSVTVEGDDETVAQNLLRERWGEITDHFDDGETYTGTLRYWNDKGWTLDAGQPIEIATDELGLGPGTAEQVRDRFGVVQHMPLKFVYDADGDHRLADESRDLLYGWTRDEDGETGGRLNVNSATRGEVRATLNRAGHARDVVTIERLGLLEQSVVCTEGTDPPGLLASVGTYLPAELKCVVP